In Companilactobacillus allii, one genomic interval encodes:
- a CDS encoding DUF1351 domain-containing protein has translation MANELANIDFGVSYTPTEIKINNEEGLKNELKSISLKYKGLIVTEDNLKGVKSTRAKLNALNKGLDDKRKEIKASYNEPLSAFEDRVKDFKGIIDQSLVPIDNGIKKLENSQREGRKNHVQDIIDEMAPEYDIDPNDIEFEKSWTNKTMTDIKLTKIFADGFNALKRKKELIATNKKLVEEHCKYVGVEAAGWVSQLSDEYNATDVIKAIDQFAEDRKLKEIAEKKRLESEKAIKAATQRQVNDVVIDDETGELIESKPQMFEWSMHLTGSKGDLISAYNALSELKGIHVQTIDGLSEVEGEL, from the coding sequence ATGGCTAATGAATTAGCAAATATAGATTTTGGAGTTTCATATACTCCAACAGAAATCAAAATTAATAACGAAGAAGGATTAAAGAACGAATTAAAAAGTATTTCTCTAAAGTACAAAGGATTAATTGTTACTGAAGATAATCTGAAAGGTGTTAAATCTACCAGAGCTAAACTTAATGCCTTAAACAAAGGACTGGACGACAAACGCAAAGAAATTAAAGCTAGTTACAATGAACCTTTGTCGGCATTCGAGGATAGGGTTAAAGACTTCAAGGGAATTATTGACCAGTCTTTAGTACCCATCGACAATGGGATTAAAAAGCTTGAGAATTCTCAACGTGAAGGACGCAAGAACCATGTCCAAGATATTATTGATGAAATGGCTCCTGAATATGATATTGATCCTAATGATATTGAGTTTGAGAAGTCTTGGACCAATAAGACTATGACAGACATTAAGCTTACTAAGATTTTTGCTGATGGTTTTAATGCACTTAAACGGAAGAAAGAGTTAATTGCAACTAATAAAAAATTAGTTGAAGAACATTGTAAGTACGTTGGTGTTGAAGCTGCAGGCTGGGTTAGTCAACTATCAGATGAATACAATGCTACCGATGTTATTAAAGCAATTGATCAGTTTGCTGAAGACAGAAAACTAAAAGAAATCGCAGAGAAAAAGAGACTTGAATCTGAAAAAGCAATTAAAGCTGCCACTCAACGTCAGGTAAATGATGTAGTTATTGATGATGAAACCGGTGAATTGATTGAGTCAAAACCACAAATGTTTGAATGGTCAATGCATTTGACGGGTTCCAAAGGTGACTTAATAAGTGCTTATAACGCTTTGAGTGAATTAAAAGGAATACATGTTCAAACTATCGATGGTCTGTCAGAGGTGGAGGGGGAATTATGA
- a CDS encoding ERF family protein, translated as MKISEALIEIRKNIRNPEKNGLNPMFNSSYPKLNDVLKAISDSLPEEATYSQPVNVDKITGNNYLELHIITDEEEKIVSNMQIVELEGNRSTNKLQMFGQSITYLRRYQLQSYFGLGADDNDGSGSNQDESDKESNGNSNHDIFANENKRKLLNNRIEKLSQIMDTTNRKITDILISHFPDADFTNLTNEMADKILVDLNKQIDQANEALAQMV; from the coding sequence ATGAAAATAAGTGAAGCACTTATAGAGATTAGAAAGAACATTAGGAATCCCGAAAAAAATGGACTAAATCCAATGTTCAACAGCTCTTATCCCAAATTGAATGATGTATTGAAGGCTATTTCTGATTCTTTACCGGAAGAAGCAACATATTCACAGCCTGTGAATGTAGACAAGATCACCGGAAATAATTATTTAGAATTGCACATCATCACCGATGAAGAAGAAAAGATTGTTTCAAATATGCAGATTGTTGAATTAGAAGGTAATAGGAGTACGAATAAACTTCAAATGTTTGGACAATCCATTACCTATCTCAGACGCTACCAATTGCAGAGCTATTTTGGACTCGGGGCAGATGACAATGATGGAAGCGGATCTAATCAGGATGAATCTGATAAAGAATCAAATGGTAATTCAAATCATGATATTTTTGCCAATGAAAATAAACGTAAATTACTTAACAACCGTATCGAAAAACTGTCACAAATAATGGACACAACTAACAGAAAAATCACAGATATTTTAATTTCACATTTTCCGGATGCCGATTTTACTAATTTAACTAACGAAATGGCAGATAAAATATTGGTTGATTTAAATAAACAGATTGATCAAGCCAATGAAGCATTAGCTCAAATGGTTTAG
- a CDS encoding putative HNHc nuclease produces the protein MRIYAKLHEIVGNKIIAVLNDDVDILKLQKLANNKQPTIEIGFSDSRSISTDQRKKIYALIGEISEWSGYMIDKEAPGIMKWQYLTETGKKIFSLSNCTMTQANSYLSWLLDFCFDNDVPFKTKTWDMLPNDYAMQYRCLKHRRCCICGRNADIAHVETVGMGRNRREIDHSRFYFMALCRTHHTEQHKIGIMTFLERYHIKPVKLDADDRKQLRIGG, from the coding sequence ATGAGGATTTATGCGAAGTTACATGAAATAGTTGGTAATAAAATTATTGCTGTTCTGAATGATGATGTAGATATATTGAAACTTCAAAAATTAGCTAACAATAAACAGCCAACTATAGAAATTGGATTCTCAGATAGTCGTTCAATTTCTACTGATCAGCGCAAGAAGATTTATGCCTTGATTGGTGAGATTAGTGAATGGTCAGGATATATGATTGATAAGGAAGCACCGGGCATCATGAAATGGCAATACCTTACTGAGACCGGTAAGAAAATATTTAGCCTATCAAATTGTACTATGACACAAGCTAATTCATATCTAAGTTGGTTGCTTGATTTCTGTTTTGATAATGACGTTCCCTTTAAAACTAAGACTTGGGATATGTTACCCAACGATTATGCAATGCAGTATCGATGTTTAAAGCATAGACGTTGCTGCATCTGCGGTAGAAATGCGGATATTGCACACGTTGAAACTGTGGGAATGGGTAGAAATAGACGCGAGATAGATCACAGTAGATTCTACTTCATGGCACTGTGCAGAACTCATCATACTGAACAACATAAAATTGGAATTATGACATTTTTAGAAAGATATCATATCAAGCCAGTGAAACTTGATGCTGATGATCGTAAACAATTGAGGATAGGAGGTTAG